The DNA region CTTGACTCCACGACGTGGCTCAAGGCGGAGTCCACATGCTGATGATATGTGAAGGGCACGGGGGGGATTTACCCAGGGATTTGTTAAAACTTTAACAGGGCTTTTCAAGACGAAATCCAGCTAACAGATGGCTggaatgtctttttttattattattcttattatttctgTTCAAGTAACCTTGTGGAGATGTATACTTTTTGTGTATTATATAACTATGGTTAAAGCAATAATTCAGTTTTATCTCTTTATTTTCATGTTGGAAATCCATATTTTCTctcatatttcattttttaagAAGTAGCTTTGTTTTTGGTTAAAATGTGAAATGCgttttgcatttattttcaatttactATAGATTTTATATGATTAGCATAACATTTTGAGATGTATTGATCAATTAACGTGAATTTCATGAATGGCTTTCATAACTTATGTGCCCCACTGTAGTTGTAAAGACAGTTATCACTTTAGGATCAGGCACAGCTGTAGTGCATTTGTTTtacatagggatttcataaagtacTTCATAAAGGacttctaagccatgaaccaatccAACCGGCCTCGAGCTGAATTacaacattataaactttgatttgaagcaaaaagctatttgaaaatcggacaaaaagacaaaggtgcaCTTTTGGACACAAAAGACACAAGACTGTGCTCTTACCCTCTGGAAACAAACAACAATCCCATAAAGTGTTGCGAATGAGGCAATCGAATTACAAAGCgaaggaaaaatataaaactatgaatttaaagttgttgactaaacatatagaaacaatatattttcattttattacgAAATGTACagacaaatacaaatatacagtataagtagTTTGAGTAGGAACACCGACTCAATATCATCATAACAGTACATcagtgggcggtcgctgcagagctcttatGGTGCGATAGGTTCACTGCAATTATCTGATTGGATCGTTTCTTTTACAATCATTGGTAATGTAGTTTTTCCACCaagaattccactattaaacacattttattaaaaatgaagttgaaataacatggactgatgacTTCAACAGAAGCGTTTACCATCTATTAACAATCTCGGAGCTcccagtaggtctgtctttaaaagtttataagttattgttaaaaaatctatttcccctatggagaaaatgtatgggattttttcTTCTGGATCCAGACCTCTGCACTATTTATAGCTGTGTTGAATAATATGAAATCATTCTGTtccaattaatacattttgcatttagAACCCGTCAGCTTTGTAAGCTCGTCTTCAAAGAGGGTCCTGTGTTTATCTTACCTTTAAAGACAGTTTTGCTTTATGGGCACTAAACTGGGAACTGTAGTAAATTTTTTAACAAATGAGATTTTGAATAAAATCACAATGACTTCAATTatcattcaaaatgtttcatCAATGTACATCATGTCTTttcaataaaaatagtaaaatatgtcTTATTAAAAATGCAGGGGTGTTCAAGTCCTCCTTGGAAGTTTGTACTTGCGAGGCCAAAATCATAAATACAATGTGATGTGTGTTCAAGTGGTTTAAGTCGGAAAGAATAGACCTGTTTTGCAATTTCAtacttctttctctctttttcacttacTAGATAAGGcaggacgttttttttttttttagcaccaaAGCAACAAAATTAAGAGCATAGCCACTTGGCTTGGGATCAATGGCTTTTCACGCATCGATAATCTGAATAatgatgattatcgatatatatatatatatcaggatttttcttatatatgtatatatatacatatatatatatatatatatatatatatatatatatatatatatagggttgctCGTCGCACAATAGTAATTGTCTCTTCAGAcattctcaacacaactttggtaaagtgggAGCGGCAAAGAAACTGAAAGAAGGTCGCACACCTAACATGTCTAGCAGATGACATGAACcattctaaaattagaaacaataatttattttctaaaaatgtatgaaCACACTGCCAACATTCTGAAGTGCCACGCTAGTGCAACTCGTATAGTTTTCCaataaattcaacccaaatcatttttaaaggacaaagattatttactctagccatcactggatgatctaTTGTGAACatgtatctttcatagagcctgCACAATTTATTTTCCACTACAAGTAGTtctgtggtttgacagcttgaatgaaagacatatttaaggctacatacagagaaattgcgtAATAAACGTCGTCATTTCTAACCGTTCAGCTTGAGCAGTTTCACACACTAACCTGCAAAATCAATGTCaagttgttcattcttgaagaagaacCATAACTTTCATAACTCTGGACAGCCATTTCCTtacccactgtgtgtgtgtgtgtgtgtgtgtgggagataCATggtatatcaccctcttgtggtctcccaatgctattacgcCAGACTGATATGCAGAGGCCAATTGAGTGTTTTTTAAAGCACACAAATTTgctttctaatttaaatgttggttaattttaatatattgatgcctcaaaaatatatcgataaaataacGGCCGATCAATAAttgatatatcgatattttatgacatcactaaTAGCCACGGATTAGGTGTGTAATTATGCTGACTtctatcggaattatcctacttccctaTTCTGATGTTGTAATGcggaacaggaaacatggatgaAGGCAGGTTCGTTCATATTTCTTGagcaacttttattttgacaccataatacatattactcagttagcttgctgacAACAGTGGTATTTTGGTGTAAAATTTTCAGCATGCATCAAATTGATGCTGATATAAGaatatgaccaaaatggcaaGTGCTAACTATTAGCTGTTTTTAGAAAAATTTATACGGTTGACACTTTACGTCTCCTCCCTTCACAGAAACTTGGTATCAAAATGATCTCTGAATTTCCCAGTCATAATTACGACTTGAGGGGTCGTTCATGTGCAGCTTCCGAGTGGGAAACTcgtatttacgataattccgatagcaacCGTGAAATTAACTTGGATTTGaacaaaattatattattgtCAACAGGGTAACTGAGTAATTTGTATtatgctgtcaaaataaaagttcctcaaaaaatatgtatgaatgaacaaagcacttgaacgagGCATACTcaaattaccacttcagaagtgggaagtaggataagtctgatagcacatgaaggcagcataagtaCAATCATTCCTACATGACTTTAATGCAGCACTATACTGACAGTGATGCCTAGTGACGTGAATGCAGCATCATGTAAAAATTATACTGCTACCGCAAATCTCAGTCAGCCATTTATTCTGTGTCCGATAATAGGAgggtaaaataaaacagctttcatatgCTAATGATATGAtaggagtcttcatctcatttgagtgtatatatgcatatttttCTAAAGTATTCTTTTCAAGGGTAAAAGATGTTTAATGAGGTATACATTTCTGAGTGCAGCATTAACCGGAGATCTCTCTGTCTCAAAAGTTGTTGTCATCACATAAATGCCTTTCAGAACAATTTGGATGTCACAGGAGACAGAATGAGGGCAGTGCAGATAAGAAGCACAGGTGAACAGCTCctctctttaaaaacaaatgtgatcATACTTGACAAATATAGTATTGTTTCTATACCTGTTATCAATGCACAGGCACTTTAGACTATACTCCCTTAGATAGTTGCATAAATTAATAGATATGAAAGCAGGGATCTGTGTAGATGTATGTCGTTTATGACTTAAGCAATACATAAATATCAACTTCAATCACCCTGGCATTTTAAGCACTGTGTAAACTGAATAACTGAATAGGGATGAAAACGGACATAGTTTGAGATGTGTGAAACAGTTTTTGGTCACTTTTTagattgaaaatataaataatgttattatgtaaaaaaatatgtaagATGGACTGGCATCATAGATATTATGCTCAAACGTAAGAGGGTTCAGTAAACAGGTTTTAATAAAGAtaaaggtttagttcacacaaaaatgaaaattctgtcatctacttttttctatacaatgaacgtgaatggtgatcattctgactaacatcttttgtgttccgcagaataatgaaggtcatacaggtttggaatgacatgtgggtgagtaaattatgactgggTGAATCTTTGATCAGTTTTACAATGTCTCTATTGTTATATTAGAATTTGTGTGGGAGTTCTTAATCAGCATAAAAGGGAAACATTTACCTAGATTGCAGAAAATTCCCATCAATGGGTCAATTCCTCAAACTTATAAAACAAACTATAATTTAGGAAGGGTTCCAACTTACTAAGTGCCTCTTTAATCATAAAAGTCACCTTGAATCTTTCATCCACTGGACTGTGGTGTGCTTCTTTGATTAGCCGTCTCCCTTGGGCCCCTTGTCCAGTCCGCAAACATCTCTTGAACTTAAAGAGTTGAAGTAGGTTGTCGAAGAACTGCACTTTTACTTGATTAATCTGGTTTTGAGTTGATGCTCAAAGACCTGACCAATTTTTACCAGTGCCAAATTTCTATgaccagacaactgggtcagagcatctctgaaacagcaaggcttgtgggttgctcctggtcagcagtggttaATACCTattgacagtggtccgaggagggacaaaccacaaccCGGAGCAAGGGTGCTGGGTACCCAAGGCTCACCAATgcatgagggcaacgaaggctatcctgtcaggtctgaaccgacagaaggtctactgtggcacaagtcccAGAACATTTTagtgatggttacgggaggaatgtgtcacaacacacagtgttaTCGGACCCTGTGATAAGTGGTCTTTTTATCAAGAAGGCAGAGGCAGGACCCATGCGCTGAGTTAAAACCAAAGGAATTTGTTAATACaaacaaaaagggcaaaaatctaactcccacaagggggaaaaacaaacataaactaccccgAAGGGGAAAAAGGGTAATCCAGGCTGGGGTAGAGGGAAACAGGACCGACCGGACCGAAAACAGGAACAAGGTGGGGGAAACAGGCACGACAGGGAAGACTAAAAACACAAAACTGGAAACAAGACCGATTAACAAGACCAACAGGAATACAcacaagacaaactggcactggacagcacacacaaggaggctgaaatagggagagaaatcaacaggataacaagacagggcaggtgtctAATAAAcgaataatgggcaaacaagaaTGCAGGGTATGACATACAACAGAGGCAGACAGcgatacagaaaaaaaaacaaagcaacttGCTCTCACAAGGCAACAAATCAcagaatggcatgagcgcacatcgctaAGACAATGAGgcaatatacgcccatgccaaccgacaaacaagcCGAGAGAATGCATAGCAATTTTCACACTAAGCGAAATCTCCCGGCGGtctggtggcctgggaggaggtCTCAAGGTGGAGGTGGGGTCTggcagcctgggaggaggcctcagggcaaAGGCAGGGTctggtggtctgggaggtggtcTCAGGGCAGAGGGGACAAAGTACAGGGCGGCAGCCACTGgacaggggtcagaggactgggCGGCAGCCGCTAGACAGGGGGCAGTGAAGTGGATGGTGGCCGCTGGACCACGTGATGCACgcaacaggtgacaaaaacaagacaagacACCTGCGCAAGAGTTCAGCCAAACAGACACACAGTGTTCAcgagagacagacaaactattGATGCGAGTGAATGCTGCCAAGATGAAATAAGCTTAGTGGagcggtggtggcgtagtgggctaaagcgcataactgttaatcagaaagttgctggttcgattcccacagccaccagcattgtgtccttgagcaaggcacttaactccaggttgctccgggtgggactgtccctgtaataagggcactgtaagtcgctttggataaaagtgtctaccaaatgcacaaatgtaaatgtaaaataagcgtgatgcacccacatcaataacagacagacatggggCACAAGTGtctggatcccgacacagactgaaactgaaccagacaggaagtcaggatccagacaccgtgctcccgacatgaaacaagacagaccaaaGAGTGCACTGCAGGAAATACAACCAAAACTGTGGgctcacacaaagacaaacaatgaaacacaagacagacatgggacgatgatgccacgATCCTGTCAGACCAAAACCCAGACTAGTGACaggagtgacaggaccgtgacacttTTCAATTGACATTCCAGTAATTTctcaattaaattattatttgcaaTATAAAAGagagtttgtatttgtatttattttgaatgttcCATATgcaattacatatttatattttgtaagaATGACAATAAAGAGCTGTCATGCAGCAGATATAGTATACATAAATCAGAAATGATCAGTATAATTTTAGTGTCACATTTATATGTAGCCTAAGTTAAAGCTATAGCTAATAGATTTCTAATTTGCTGAATCATTGCTGATTTTCCATGGAAATTAGCTGCAGAAATATGCAGTATTGTTTCAGGTAAAAGTTGAAAACTgatcaaatttatttttattaaattaaaagctGCATTGCATATTCACTATCACATTGACATTGggttaacacattacaataaggttccatttgttaatattagttaacaatattagttaacatgaactaacagtgaataATACGCATTTATTAACCTTCGTTGGTGTGAATTTCAACATACTAATTaatctttaaaattaaaagttgtgtttgttaacattacttaatgttgatctaacaatgaacaattgtatttttattaactaacattaactgaGATTAATAAACGCTGTAAAAACATAtgttactgtaaagtgttaacacATTTAGAGCATATTTATCGTATACAACAGAATGCATCTTTTGGTAACTTCGGTCCTCTAACATGAAAGTGTTAAAAGTATATGTGTTTCTCCCCTTTTATTCTCTTTTCTTGATGTCTTCgacaaaaacatttacatatgctttaaatatttacatatgcTAATCTTTCGCCGGAGCACGCGCCATCTCTACAATATCAAGTGAAAATGAATCATCGGTTAAGAAAGTAGAAGTTTAAATAATTATGAGATTTTTTTATCTTTCTTGTCAAACTTCACACAGTCATCCTATTCACCGATTTATGATCACGAGACTCGCGAGACACCTGATACTTGCATTTCACAATTCTTTCTGGGATAGAACAGGTGTAAAAAAAAGTGAGTATATGCATACCATGAGCCCATCTCCGTTAATTTGCTTATAAAtagtaaagcacttacattaaaacGTCGTTTCAGAGAATATTTGCCACTAAACATGCATATGTAGTTGATTTAATGCAGCGCGTGCCACAGCATCGCGCGGGCGCGCGTCATGCTCATCGAAGTATAAAAGAATGCGCGCGCGCTGCCGTGTGCACAGAGGTGCGCGGGAAGATAGGGACTGATGAGACCGCGCTTTCACAAAATGTGAAGTAATTATCCATGCCGGGAGAAAAAGTGCAACGGTCAAAATGAACTTGACATTGATTCCTTTCTCTGTGCTCCTCATTTCACCATAACAGCAGTCTGAGGGGGAACACCTGCCATGGAGAGGAATAACATAACACAAACTCTGGAGCTGGGAGAATATGAGCACACATTGGACACCAGCACAGTGCTGGACAATTGCACTGATGTTGCCATCGGGAACCTATCTTTACGTTGCTGGCTGCATTTGTTGACTAAGGAATCGGGTTCAACACTGCAAGGTGATGGGTCAAGTTTGGCTGTGCGTGTGATAATCGCCCTCATTTATTCAATGGTGTGCGCTCTGGGACTTGTAGGAAACTCTCTTGCGCTCTACCTCCTGCACTCACGCTACTGGCAAAAGCAGTCTTCTATCAACTGCTTTGTGATGGGTCTGGCTCTAACTGACCTACAGTTTGTTCTCACCCTGCCGTTCTGGGCGGTAGACACGGCGTTGGACTTCCGTTGGCCCTTTGGCAAAGTTATGTGTAAAATCATCAGTTCTGTGACCACAATGAATATGTACGCCAGCGTATATTTCTTGACAGCCATGAGCGTGGCAAGGTACTACTCCATTGCGTCCTCAATGAAGATGCACAGTCGACGAGCAGCTGCGGCAGCAGCCAAGTGGATCAGCTTGGGCATCTGGGTTGTGTCGCTAATAGCTACACTTCCTCATGCTGTGTATTCGACTATAGCCCAGGTAGCTACAGACGAAGAGTTGTGCTTAGTGCGCTTTCCTGAAACGGGTAGCTGGGACCCACAAGTGTTGCTCGGACTTTACCAGTTGCAAAAGGTTCTTCTCGGATTCCTGATCCCATTGGTGGTGATCACCGCCTGCTATCTCCTGTTGCTGCGAATTGTGCTAAGCCGAAGAATCAGTGGCGTGGCCGGTTCAGAAAGTGAGCAGGGCCGCCACAAGCGGCGCTCTAAGGTCACTAAATCGGTTGTGATCGTAGTCCTGTCGTTCTTTTTGTGTTGGCTCCCCAATCAGGCCCTGACTCTTTGGGGTGTCCTGATCAAGTTCGACCTGGTGCCGTTTAGTAAGGCCTTCTACAATGCCCAGGCGTACGCCTTTCCTCTGACCGTTTGTTTGGCCCACACAAACAGTTGCCTCAATCCCATTCTGTACTGCCTGATTCGTCGTGAATTCCGTGCCGGCCTCAAAGAGCTTCTGTTGAGGGTCACGCCATCTTACCGAAGCCTTGCTCGACTGCTCCCATGCAAGGCAAAGGTAGCTGAGGTGCCCCCTGTCCTGGTTCTGGTGCAAATGGATGTCTGAGCTAGTCCTGACAGGGTGCTTTTCAAGTTAGTTTTCCCCCCCCATCTTTTTGTTTTGGATTGACAGAACGAAGCAGGCGTGAGAAATCTCCTTTGGGAGCTGCCCCAGTTTCTCTTGCTTTCATTGCGAATCACTTTTGCAAAATTCCCCCATCAACTTCCCTCTGCGTCCTTGTGCTCTCTGATCCAGCACTGTTTTGCCATGCATCTCTGGTCATCAGACTCACCGGGGAATTGCAAAGTTCAGGGCCAATTCTCCTTTGCTTTGTTCACGGCAGATTAGAAGCACTTTTTAAGGATTCTGGGACATCCTTCAAGGGAACAATAAGTAATACATTTGTTCTTTTCAACCATTGAAGACAGAAGAAAACACTGCTGAGATGTAGTGGAGGGGTCGAGCCTCATCTTCTTCCTTGAGTTATAAAAATTAAGTTGTCAATGGTTATCCATCAATCATGTCATCCATTGTCGATTATAAATTGACATGCAATTTGTGTAGAATCTGCTGAAGTTTTGACTATTCTGATTTGTCTTTCAATGTATTTCAATCTTATGTTGTACAACAGAAATGTCCAGTATTTATGAAAAACGGACAAATAAAACTACTAACTATGAAGCTAATTAACAATTATAAGTAATCTTGTGAGCTACCATTGACTACTCCCATTAACTAATCCCATTGACAAGAGACAATACTGTTTCAGTATATCATGTGCCAAAATTTTTACAAAATGCTCTGCACAAAAATGTCAGTagcaatttacaataaggttgtattcattaagattagctaactacattagttaacaaacaGTACCAACGAACAATACGTTTACAGCACTTAcctattaatcttggttaatgttaatttcaacataaactaATAGATAAAAAATGAAGGGAGGCAGAGCTGAAGAGCATGAAACCAATAATGACATTAGGGAGGCAAGAACTTCTTTATTTATACTCAGTTTTGTGTCCTTTGACCTCTATGTTGGCATACTTTTGTATTCAATTTATAAAGATGCTGCTTTAGTCTTTGTGGCATTAGTCATTTGAAACCACCTAATACAGAAACTCAACTTGTCATCTTGCATGCACAGAGAATACCTTATTAAAACACTTTTGGCCTGGAATCATTAATCATTAGTCCTGCAATCTTTTGAAACTGTTTCAAGGGCGTTATTCCTCTGACCAAACTTATTTAAATGAGAGGGACAGATATTGATTGTCAATTAAAGCTACTGACTAGTTTTGATAATCCACCTCAATGACAATGTCAGGTCATTTATGGTATAAGGAagactggggcaagttgtcacactttttactccagtaagtgtgtttatttaaaatatttataataaagtgtttattaTACTTTttgcccccccaaaaaaagaaaatacatttttcgaACTTTATTTCACAGGAAACAAGATGCAGTTCATTGAGCTCACGCTGACCTCttgtggggcatgttgtcacattatggggtaagttgtcacaaaggGAATAAGCCATGAAAAAGCTTATTATTGGCTACTctgcaaaatgtaaacagttacacaattatgaaacacaaaacaattaataaagCAACAAAAATGTGAAaggtaacaaataaaaatataaaaccatgtatataattgtataaaattacAACGTATAAAACACAACATGCGCCAAACTGACTTTTTGGAAAAATAACTTTCTTAAAAATTTCGattaaaatctaccttcattatataGTTGACCCTTGTTTGAATATATGCTAGGGTGGTTTTATTAGGTTTACATATTTACAGCTAATACAAAAATATGGAACGTTTTGAAACGGtgagaattttaacatttatggattgaccccattaacctccattgtaagtgcctcactggaactcagatttgtgctttctttttaaagaaaagcaggaaaaagtcaaaataaattattgtggtaatcaacattatgccacaaatgctgtcgattgagcttaacttgtattgaacccggaatattcctttaaacctagGTGGTTGGAACCAACACACAAAACCACTGTTAGAgaaaacacatatgtgtgattgTACTTTTGACTTAAAACCTTGTGaacttccctgtgtgacaactagccccagtcttccCTAGAACTGGATACTGTGCTAAATGTTCTATTATTTATCTTTTACTtattaaatatcaataaatatacAAAACCTTGTATTTGTAACAAAGAAGCACCCCag from Xyrauchen texanus isolate HMW12.3.18 chromosome 50, RBS_HiC_50CHRs, whole genome shotgun sequence includes:
- the rxfp3.2b gene encoding relaxin family peptide receptor 3.2b, with protein sequence MERNNITQTLELGEYEHTLDTSTVLDNCTDVAIGNLSLRCWLHLLTKESGSTLQGDGSSLAVRVIIALIYSMVCALGLVGNSLALYLLHSRYWQKQSSINCFVMGLALTDLQFVLTLPFWAVDTALDFRWPFGKVMCKIISSVTTMNMYASVYFLTAMSVARYYSIASSMKMHSRRAAAAAAKWISLGIWVVSLIATLPHAVYSTIAQVATDEELCLVRFPETGSWDPQVLLGLYQLQKVLLGFLIPLVVITACYLLLLRIVLSRRISGVAGSESEQGRHKRRSKVTKSVVIVVLSFFLCWLPNQALTLWGVLIKFDLVPFSKAFYNAQAYAFPLTVCLAHTNSCLNPILYCLIRREFRAGLKELLLRVTPSYRSLARLLPCKAKVAEVPPVLVLVQMDV